The Prevotella melaninogenica genome window below encodes:
- the dacB gene encoding D-alanyl-D-alanine carboxypeptidase/D-alanyl-D-alanine endopeptidase has translation MKLKYLSALIFGVVLSLPTQAQVYLDSTEVANILHPKAVTAVQPKVTSTANDVSEEEEDTDSIIPAFTTDSRLSWKENITARLDVILRSPLLETVQTSVMVWDLTDDVPVYQFRERLHMRPASTMKCVTAIATLDKLGADYDFKTNLYYTGVIDDSTQVLRGDLYCVGGMDPMLSSSDVTEMARAVRDLGIKTIEGSVYADLSFKDRDRLGEGWCWDDKNPNLSPLLVDGKDEFTYRFSRKLEDMGVSVNGSTGERQLPTDAQLLTTRTHSIRQVLHRMMKVSDNLYAESMFYQLAANGGTRWAGAKSARQYENALFSRIGLNPRDYNVADGSGLSLYNYVSAELETKLLRYAYQHPDIYSAYLEAQPIAGVDGTLRNRMRGTAAAGNVRAKTGTVKGVSSLAGYLTASNGHLLCFSIINNGGLSNGPMRNFQNKICVALCQ, from the coding sequence ATGAAATTAAAATACTTATCGGCATTGATCTTTGGTGTCGTATTGAGTCTGCCTACACAGGCACAGGTATATTTAGATAGTACGGAGGTTGCGAATATACTCCATCCGAAAGCAGTTACAGCTGTTCAACCTAAGGTGACTTCTACTGCTAATGATGTCAGCGAAGAAGAGGAAGATACCGATAGTATTATCCCTGCTTTTACCACTGATAGTCGTCTTAGTTGGAAGGAGAATATCACTGCCCGATTGGATGTTATACTCCGAAGTCCGCTTTTAGAAACGGTGCAAACAAGTGTGATGGTATGGGATTTGACGGATGATGTACCTGTCTATCAGTTCCGTGAACGTCTTCACATGCGCCCAGCTTCTACGATGAAGTGTGTTACTGCTATTGCAACATTGGATAAACTCGGGGCTGATTATGACTTTAAGACAAACCTTTACTATACGGGTGTAATCGACGACTCTACGCAAGTATTGCGTGGCGACCTCTATTGTGTTGGTGGTATGGACCCAATGCTCTCTTCTTCGGATGTGACAGAGATGGCACGTGCCGTACGTGACTTAGGTATCAAGACGATAGAAGGCAGTGTCTATGCCGACCTCTCTTTTAAGGATCGTGACCGTTTGGGCGAGGGGTGGTGTTGGGATGATAAGAATCCTAATCTCTCCCCTTTGTTGGTTGATGGTAAGGACGAATTCACCTATCGTTTCTCTCGTAAGTTAGAAGATATGGGTGTGTCGGTGAATGGTTCTACTGGCGAACGTCAGCTACCAACTGATGCACAGTTGCTAACGACACGTACACACTCTATTCGTCAGGTTCTCCATCGTATGATGAAGGTGAGTGACAACCTCTATGCTGAGTCTATGTTCTATCAGTTGGCTGCTAATGGTGGTACACGATGGGCAGGTGCAAAGTCTGCTCGCCAGTATGAGAACGCACTCTTTAGCCGTATCGGACTGAATCCTCGTGATTATAATGTTGCTGACGGTTCTGGTTTGTCTTTATACAATTATGTCAGTGCCGAACTCGAAACAAAGCTCTTGCGCTACGCTTATCAGCACCCTGATATCTATAGTGCCTATCTTGAAGCACAGCCGATAGCTGGTGTAGACGGAACTTTGAGGAACCGAATGCGTGGTACGGCAGCAGCTGGCAACGTACGTGCAAAGACTGGTACGGTGAAGGGTGTCAGCTCACTTGCGGGTTATCTCACTGCTTCCAACGGTCATTTGCTTTGTTTCTCTATTATTAATAATGGTGGACTCAGCAATGGACCAATGCGCAATTTCCAAAACAAGATTTGTGTGGCGTTGTGTCAATAA
- a CDS encoding diaminopimelate dehydrogenase, which translates to MKKIRAAVVGYGNIGVYSVQALEAAKDFEIAGIVRRQGDKDKPLELTPYEVVDDITKLKDVDVAILAAPTRSCPEYAEKISALGINTVDSFDIHGSILDYRTKQMENNKRTNTVSVISAGWDPGSDSIVRILLESLAPEGLSYTNFGPGRSMGHSVVARSKKGVKEALSMTIPLGEGIHRRMVYVELEEGAKLEDVTKELKADDYFAHDELHVFAVPSVAALNDVGHGVHMTRKGVSGKTHNQHFSFDMSINNPALTAQVLVNVARASMRLAPGCYTMPEIPVIDMLPGNREDIIATLV; encoded by the coding sequence ATGAAAAAGATTAGAGCAGCCGTCGTTGGCTATGGTAACATTGGTGTTTACAGTGTTCAGGCACTTGAAGCAGCAAAGGATTTTGAGATTGCAGGTATCGTTCGCCGTCAGGGTGACAAGGATAAACCATTGGAACTGACCCCATACGAGGTTGTTGATGATATAACAAAGTTGAAAGATGTTGATGTGGCTATTCTCGCTGCACCAACTCGTAGCTGTCCAGAATATGCTGAGAAGATTTCTGCATTGGGTATTAATACTGTAGACTCTTTTGATATTCACGGTTCAATCCTTGACTATCGCACCAAGCAGATGGAGAACAACAAGCGCACTAATACCGTTAGTGTTATCTCTGCAGGTTGGGATCCAGGTTCAGACTCTATCGTTCGTATCTTGTTAGAGAGCCTCGCACCAGAAGGTCTTTCTTATACCAACTTTGGTCCAGGTCGTTCAATGGGTCACTCTGTAGTGGCTCGTAGCAAGAAGGGCGTTAAGGAGGCATTGTCAATGACTATCCCTCTCGGTGAGGGAATCCACCGTCGTATGGTCTATGTTGAGTTAGAAGAGGGTGCTAAGCTTGAGGACGTAACAAAGGAACTTAAGGCTGACGACTACTTTGCACACGACGAGCTACACGTATTTGCAGTACCAAGCGTTGCAGCTTTGAACGATGTTGGTCATGGCGTTCACATGACTCGTAAGGGTGTGAGTGGTAAGACCCACAACCAGCACTTCTCTTTCGATATGTCTATCAATAACCCTGCGCTCACAGCACAGGTGCTTGTTAACGTGGCACGTGCAAGTATGCGCCTTGCTCCTGGATGCTATACAATGCCTGAGATTCCAGTCATTGATATGCTTCCAGGTAACCGCGAGGATATTATTGCAACTTTGGTTTAA